A portion of the Echeneis naucrates chromosome 5, fEcheNa1.1, whole genome shotgun sequence genome contains these proteins:
- the LOC115043702 gene encoding adenosine receptor A1 codes for MSSSPGIKAQEHVDMMYISIETAIALASVLGNVLVVLVVCVNRALRNTTFCFIVSLAVADIAVGVLVIPLAIVISLGFNTQFYTCLFLSCLLLIITQSSILSLLAIAIDRYLRVKIPTKYDIIMTQGRAYVAVCLCWILSFLTGLVPMIGWNNLNPQGNLSSSNEIVCKFTSVIRMDFMVYFNFFGWVVVPLSIMIALYAEIFRVIRRQLNKRAEATCDRDRYYRKELKLAKSLALVVFLFVVCWLPIHIINCIDFFCPKCKLPKFATYVGIFMSHVNSALNPLVYAFRIKRFRATLVQITNRCMLCKTTGPTPCPTSTHTLKDKTDGNL; via the exons ATGATGTACATCTCCATTGAGACAGCTATTGCGCTGGCCTCTGTGCTGGGGAATgtgctggtggtgctggtggtgtgCGTGAACAGGGCTCTCCGCAACACCACCTTCTGCTTCATCGTGTCTCTGGCAGTCGCTGACATCGCTGTGGGAGTTTTAGTCATCCCTCTGGCTATTGTCATCAGTCTGGGATTTAATACTCAATTCTATACTTGCctcttcctgtcctgtctgctgctgatcATTACCCAGAGCTCCATCCTTTCCTTGCTGGCTATCGCCATTGACCGATATCTCAGAGTCAAGATTCCTACCAA GTACGACATCATAATGACCCAGGGGAGAGCATATGTGGCGGTTTGTCTCTGTTGGATCCTTTCCTTCCTCACTGGATTGGTTCCAATGATTGGCTGGAATAACCTTAATCCCCAAGGAAACCTCAGCAGTTCCAATGAGATCGTCTGCAAATTCACCAGTGTCATAAGGATGGACTTCATGGTCTACTTCAATTTCTTCGGCTGGGTGGTGGTACCGCTGAGCATAATGATCGCTCTCTACGCCGAGATCTTCAGGGTGATCCGGCGGCAGCTTAACAAGCGTGCTGAGGCCACCTGTGACAGGGACAGGTACTATCGGAAGGAGCTGAAGCTGGCTAAATCACTGGCCTTGGTGGTCTTCCTTTTTGTCGTGTGTTGGCTGCCGATTCACATCATCAACTGCATTGACTTTTTCTGCCCAAAGTGCAAATTACCCAAGTTTGCCACATATGTCGGGATTTTTATGTCCCATGTGAACTCAGCCCTGAACCCGCTGGTTTATGCATTCAGGATAAAGCGGTTCCGGGCCACACTGGTCCAGATCACTAACCGTTGCATGTTATGTAAAACCACTGGGCCTACCCCTTGCCCCACCAGTACTCATACCCTAAAGGACAAAACTGATGGAAACTTGTAA
- the rplp2 gene encoding 60S acidic ribosomal protein P2, whose protein sequence is MRYVAAYLLAVLGGNTSPTAKDIKAILGSVGIEADDERLNKVISELNGKDINEVMNSGLSKLASVPAGGAAAAPAAAAGGGAAGAGAAPAAAEEKKEEKKEESEESDEDMGFGLFD, encoded by the exons ATGCGTTACGTGGCCGCTTACCTCCTGGCTGTGCTTGGTGGAAACACCAGCCCCACTGCGAAGGACATCAAAGCCATCTTGGGCAGCGTGGGAATCGAGGCTGACGATGAACGCTTGAACAAG GTCATAAGTGAGCTTAATGGCAAAGACATCAACGAAGTCATGAACTCAG GCCTCTCGAAGCTAGCCTCTGTACCAGCAGGTGGTGCTGCAGCGGCCCCtgcggctgctgctggtggtggggctgctggagctggggCTGCACCTGCTGCTG cggaagagaaaaaagaggagaagaaagaggaatCAGAAGAGTCAGATGAAGATATGGGTTTTGGACTCTTTGAttaa
- the LOC115044005 gene encoding potassium voltage-gated channel subfamily A member 10: MEVPLVNFENMDDVGINLGDPSDSGYPTSPTSEAPDQNLLPRRLTSPHHSPHRAQRGHQSGQEGLSPSSPPTLTAKGNSSSSSLISNLKLLINSESPTDSVFSKMAKDCYDNEDLFERHYVEEKDEKVVINVSGLMFETQLSTLNKFPETLLGDPMKRISYFDPMRNEYFFDRNRPSFDGILYFYQSGGRIRRPANVPLDVFANEIVFYELGHEAMEQFREDEGFIKEPEVLLPTNELQRQFWLLFEYPESSSAARSVALVSVFVIIISIFIFCLETLPEFREDNDFLQGLTQTINGSQDSSASHPTTKDVIAYITDPFFIVETICIIWFCFEVGVRFVVCPSKSDFFNNIMNIIDIVSIIPYFVTLGTELATTPDDDMNSSQNMSLAILRIIRLVRVFRIFKLSRHSKGLQILGQTLKASMRELGLLIFFLFIGVILFSSAIYFAEVDEPQTQFVSIPDGFWWAVVTMTTVGYGDMCPITMGGKMVGTLCAIAGVLTIALPVPVIVSNFNYFYHRETEQEEKQMIDAATEAAQKLSAANKYGSTSSLNKSNGTWQNEKNGMQ, from the coding sequence ATGGAGGTACCCCTTGTTAATTTTGAGAACATGGATGATGTCGGCATCAACCTGGGCGACCCGAGCGACTCTGGATACCCGACTTCACCCACCTCAGAGGCCCCTGATCAGAATCTGTTACCCCGCCGTTTGACTTCTCCTCACCATTCGCCACACCGAGCGCAACGTGGGCATCAGTCCGGTCAGGAGGGTCTGTCGCCGTCCTCTCCCCCAACTCTGACCGCAAAAGGTaattccagcagcagcagcttgatCTCTAATCTGAAGCTCCTGATCAACAGCGAGTCTCCTACAGACAGCGTGTTCAGTAAGATGGCGAAGGACTGCTATGACAATGAAGATTTGTTTGAGAGACATTACgtggaagaaaaagatgagaaagtTGTCATCAACGTTTCAGGCCTGATGTTCGAGACCCAGCTCAGCACCCTGAACAAGTTCCCAGAGACTCTGCTCGGTGACCCCATGAAGCGGATAAGCTACTTTGACCCGATGAGAAATGAATACTTTTTTGACAGGAACCGCCCGTCCTTCGATGGGATTCTGTACTTCTACCAGTCAGGGGGGAGAATCCGCAGACCGGCCAATGTTCCCTTAGACGTTTTTGCTAATGAAATTGTTTTCTACGAGTTGGGTCATGAAGCGATGGAGCAGTTCCGTGAAGATGAAGGGTTTATTAAAGAGCCAGAGGTCCTATTACCCACCAATGAACTCCAGCGGCAGTTCTGGCTCTTGTTTGAATACCCAGAGAGCTCCAGTGCGGCCAGATCTGTAGCTctggtctctgtgtttgtcatcatcatttccattttcattttctgtctggaGACTCTGCCGGAGTTCAGGGAGGACAATGACTTTCTCCAGGGTTTAACCCAAACTATCAATGGCAGCCAAGACAGTTCTGCCTCTCATCCCACCACAAAAGACGTCATTGCTTATATCACAGACCCCTTTTTCATTGTGGAGACTATTTGCATTATTTGGTTTTGCTTTGAAGTCGGTGTCCGCTTTGTAGTTTGTCCCAGCAAAAGTGATTTCTTCAATAACATCATGAATATCATTGACATAGTCTCTATAATTCCTTACTTTGTAACCCTAGGCACTGAGCTGGCTACGACTCCTGACGACGACATGAACTCGAGTCAGAACATGTCCCTGGCAATCCTGAGAATAATTCGACTAGTGAGAGTGTTCCGAATTTTCAAGCTCTCCCGACACTCGAAAGGCCTTCAGATCTTGGGTCAGACCTTGAAAGCCAGTATGAGGGAACTGGGGCTgctcattttcttccttttcataGGCGTCATCCTCTTCTCAAGTGCCATCTACTTTGCAGAAGTGGATGAGCCCCAGACGCAGTTTGTAAGCATCCCCGATGGTTTCTGGTGGGCCGTGGTGACGATGACCACCGTGGGATACGGAGACATGTGCCCCATCACCATGGGGGGCAAAATGGTCGGCACCCTCTGTGCCATTGCTGGTGTCCTGACCATCGCCTTGCCCGTTCCCGTCATTGTCTCCAACTTCAACTATTTTTACCACCGAGAGACTGAGcaagaggagaaacagatgaTAGACGCGGCAACAGAGGCCGCACAGAAATTATCAGCTGCAAACAAGTATGGAAGCACATCTTCGCTGAACAAAAGTAACGGCACGTGGCAGAATGAGAAGAATGGCATGCagtaa
- the LOC115043976 gene encoding uncharacterized protein LOC115043976, translated as METNTGSQRSNNSRLISVARSDTIRLLEVYVKRSLSLNDGTMVEKHTEREEKWVMKRQRRHSSDPSLHLAEDLDTREAGKPSVDEPEPHLNQSKTRPKGLEKLTKKSKNNKKPTFWKLITGFFSRKSNEDSTDEQDSPSETPKNITEDEDSDAVTTCLPTTPVTSQKKTVKRKSLRKKLSKRRLIRPNKPVKDLGADEITEIEAVVSVQPTDLYYEKVSEELEKIVYEVKVKEEEPPLTDEEVINRIIALIKKQGDAIDDKLRDNPTLSNFFQQLPYSSFQRLVDSYVEKKASPIHNPPTVPPTAPELVKLAFTLDFTARIAGLSRSNIAHITCLGNRYLKDRFQYNQACTDHPWSDSDD; from the exons atggaaacaaacacaggaagcCAAAGATCCAATAACAGCAGGCTAATTTCAGTGGCTCGCAGTGACACAATCCGTCTGCTCGAGGTTTACGTGAAGCGCAGCCTAAGCCTAAATGATGGGACGATGGTGGAAAAGCACACTGAGAGGGAAGAAAAGTGGGTCATGAAAAGGCAAAGACGCCATTCCAGCGATCCTTCCCTTCACCTGGCTGAGGATTTAGACACCAGGGAAGCTGGTAAACCATCTGTGGATGAACCTGAACCTCACCTAAATCAGTCTAAAACGCGTCCTAAGGGTTTAGAGAAACTGACCAAAAAATCCAAGAATAATAAGAAACCCACATTTTGGAAACTTATCACTGGATTTTTCTCTCGAAAGAGCAATGAGGACAGTACTGATGAGCAGGACAGTCCGTCAGAGACACCAAAGAACATCACGGAAGATGAGGACTCTGATGCTGTGACCACCTGCCTGCCAACAACTCCAGTCACCTCACAGAAGAAGACTGTGAAAAGAAAATCCTTAAGAAAAAAGCTCTCCAAAAGGCGACTGATCCGACCAAATAAGCCAGTTAAAGATCTTGGTGCTGATGAAATCACTGAAATCGAAG CCGTTGTCAGTGTACAGCCGACAGACTTGTACTATGAGAAAGTGTCAGAGGAACTGGAAAAAATTGTCTACGAAGTCAAAGTAAAAGAGGAGGAGCCGCCTCTCACAGATG AGGAAGTGATAAACAGGATCATTGCGTTGATAAAGAAACAGGGCGATGCTATTGATGACAAG CTGAGAGATAACCCCACCCTGAGCAACTTCTTCCAGCAGTTGCCGTACTCTTCGTTCCAGAGGCTAGTTGATTCTTATGTGGAAAAAAAGGCATCACCGATCCACAATCCTCCGACAGTGCCCCCGACAGCGCCTGAGCTGGTGAAACTGGCCTTCACGCTGGACTTCACGGCCAGGATCGCCGGGCTCTCCAGATCGAATATAGCTCACATCACATGCCTGGGGAACCGTTATCTGAAGGACCGATTTCAATACAACCAG GCATGCACAGATCACCCGTGGTCTGACAGTGATGACTGA